A genomic region of Alicyclobacillus sp. SO9 contains the following coding sequences:
- a CDS encoding TetR-like C-terminal domain-containing protein, with protein sequence MEPEETIHVVRAFRAIGHGFATLEAADAFAMEVDEDESYQRLVDFFLLGLKK encoded by the coding sequence TTGGAGCCTGAAGAAACCATTCATGTCGTGCGGGCATTTCGTGCAATTGGACACGGATTTGCAACACTGGAGGCTGCAGATGCATTTGCCATGGAAGTTGATGAAGATGAAAGCTATCAGCGGTTGGTGGATTTCTTTTTGCTGGGACTGAAGAAGTAA
- a CDS encoding aminopeptidase — protein sequence MPSKEQLEKYADILIRIGLHVQPEQPVSIDSPIESAEFARLLMNKAYEAGASTVDIEWVDPLAHKIRLQKETDKNLVKVPNWIIQRAQELIDNNAAFLNIAADNPDLLADVDPKRIAMFHKAVGEKAKNVQQYFMEDRVTWLVCSLPTQDWAQKMFPEESATSAVDKLWEAIFKVMRMDAADPVAAWENHIETLDKRAKWLNDLNLKKLHYRAPGTDLTIELSHLHTWIGASSVNEKGTRFVANLPTEEVFTLPKRNGVNGTVRSTMPLAYGGVVIEGMEFTFKEGRITDFSSKTGYETLKGLVDTDEGSHYLGEIALVPNDSPISNLNTLFYNTLFDENASCHMAIGKAYPTCLNGGKEMSEDELLQHGVNDSITHVDFMMGTSELDIDGETQDGKTVAIFRQGNWA from the coding sequence TTGCCGAGTAAGGAGCAGCTTGAAAAGTATGCTGATATATTGATACGAATTGGACTCCATGTGCAGCCTGAGCAGCCAGTCTCCATTGACTCTCCAATTGAATCAGCCGAATTTGCACGTTTGCTGATGAACAAAGCCTATGAAGCAGGCGCATCTACTGTGGATATTGAGTGGGTTGATCCTCTGGCTCACAAAATCCGCTTGCAGAAGGAAACGGACAAGAATTTAGTTAAGGTACCAAATTGGATTATTCAACGCGCACAAGAACTTATTGATAATAACGCCGCATTTCTAAACATAGCAGCAGACAATCCAGACTTGCTCGCCGATGTGGATCCAAAGCGCATTGCCATGTTTCATAAGGCTGTAGGAGAAAAGGCAAAGAATGTACAGCAGTATTTCATGGAAGATCGCGTTACCTGGCTTGTCTGTTCTCTGCCAACACAAGACTGGGCTCAAAAAATGTTTCCGGAAGAAAGCGCGACAAGTGCTGTGGATAAACTGTGGGAGGCAATATTCAAAGTAATGCGGATGGATGCGGCAGACCCAGTCGCAGCTTGGGAAAACCACATTGAGACGCTCGATAAACGAGCTAAGTGGCTGAATGACTTGAATTTGAAAAAACTGCATTATCGTGCACCCGGTACAGACTTGACCATTGAATTATCTCACTTACATACTTGGATTGGGGCCAGTAGCGTTAATGAAAAGGGCACCAGGTTTGTCGCAAACCTCCCGACTGAAGAAGTATTTACTTTGCCAAAGCGAAACGGTGTAAATGGCACCGTACGGAGCACAATGCCGCTGGCTTATGGGGGCGTTGTGATTGAGGGCATGGAATTCACGTTCAAAGAGGGTCGGATCACGGACTTTTCGTCAAAAACGGGCTACGAAACGTTGAAAGGCCTTGTCGATACGGACGAAGGTTCACACTATCTTGGAGAAATTGCCCTCGTACCGAATGATTCACCCATATCCAACTTAAATACCTTATTTTACAATACACTATTTGACGAAAATGCTTCGTGTCATATGGCTATTGGAAAGGCATATCCCACCTGTTTAAACGGCGGCAAGGAGATGTCTGAAGATGAGTTGTTGCAGCACGGTGTAAACGACAGCATAACCCATGTAGATTTTATGATGGGAACCAGTGAACTGGACATTGACGGGGAAACACAGGATGGTAAGACAGTGGCTATTTTTAGACAAGGAAACTGGGCGTAA
- a CDS encoding DUF309 domain-containing protein yields the protein MESRLLSFLYHFNVTQDYFECHEYLESLWLDSGRPEIMKGLIQAAVSLYHLYNGNVRGALRMYQRGRPRLVDAFPDYEHIDVTKLVSDLDALFECVPQAFKGKTVTPRRIRELALPSVFISFTDSETSQLVTSWIPESLEEGNEL from the coding sequence TTGGAATCGCGGTTACTCTCCTTTCTCTACCACTTTAATGTTACACAAGATTACTTTGAATGCCACGAATACCTTGAGTCCTTGTGGCTGGACAGTGGTCGTCCGGAAATCATGAAAGGACTCATTCAAGCTGCGGTATCGCTGTATCACCTTTACAACGGGAATGTGAGAGGGGCACTCCGCATGTATCAACGAGGTCGTCCTCGCTTGGTAGACGCGTTCCCTGATTACGAACACATAGACGTAACAAAACTAGTGTCAGACTTGGATGCTCTGTTTGAATGTGTTCCACAAGCGTTTAAGGGGAAGACTGTCACACCAAGGCGCATTCGTGAACTCGCCCTTCCAAGCGTCTTCATCTCTTTTACGGATTCGGAAACTTCTCAGTTGGTAACTTCTTGGATTCCGGAATCGCTTGAGGAAGGTAACGAGTTGTAA
- a CDS encoding IS1182 family transposase, which produces MSGVKYKNFEQASFEDLMVYSAIPPHPFWDMVAKHIDFSFANKLCAPLYSPLGQHPYAPSLKLKIHLIQRYYNISDREMELKIVGDIFIKRFLGVPVSLAKFDHSTIALDRSRLGADIFHACHMNILAQALNHGMWGQDDDRWLVDAFHTYANVAAPSTYELIQQAAQKLVRHLKRRSPAHYAQLKADMDVGVFFRKLKRDVRGTERNLAFSNLCVLGFGLVAWMKRTEADEGVTKWEDPSEQETAEQQCEVLLRILRENVDSKEQDEDSSGSSDSTGPQNRGFQYAELGQKEKPADRVVSAHDPEVRIGHKSKKLAFLGDKTQVVESASSHLVLNAEPIPGNEADGVTLENVVKTVVEQFDKRPKEVVADAAYGSGENRDKLVNGLHIHLTAPLTKVTNPSGKAFRTEDFTYLPEDDVVVCPEGQRSVRRTHIKKSKGSQYGFAEQVCGQCSLRGQCTDHAKGRTVFVSDYWALLQEAKKYNASAQGQEALRARYEIERTNNEMKRHHGLERPRTRGRKKLRIDVKITSMVVNVKVMVKTLVERCKPLEAPVCS; this is translated from the coding sequence ATGAGCGGGGTTAAGTACAAGAACTTTGAGCAGGCTTCCTTCGAAGACCTAATGGTGTACTCGGCGATACCACCTCACCCATTCTGGGATATGGTGGCGAAACACATTGACTTTTCCTTCGCAAATAAGCTGTGTGCTCCTTTGTACTCGCCGCTCGGCCAGCACCCCTACGCCCCGTCGTTGAAACTGAAAATCCATCTCATACAGCGATACTACAATATTTCCGACCGAGAGATGGAATTAAAGATCGTCGGTGACATCTTTATCAAGCGATTCTTGGGTGTTCCGGTTTCGCTCGCCAAATTTGACCATAGCACAATTGCATTAGACAGGAGTCGACTTGGGGCGGACATATTTCATGCCTGTCATATGAACATCCTTGCTCAAGCCCTAAACCACGGTATGTGGGGCCAAGACGATGACCGTTGGTTGGTGGATGCGTTCCACACCTATGCCAATGTTGCCGCGCCAAGTACATACGAGCTTATTCAACAGGCTGCCCAAAAGCTTGTACGTCACCTGAAACGTAGGAGCCCAGCACATTATGCACAACTGAAAGCAGACATGGATGTGGGGGTGTTCTTCCGCAAGCTCAAACGTGATGTTCGGGGGACTGAAAGGAATCTCGCCTTCAGTAACCTATGCGTTTTAGGGTTTGGATTGGTGGCATGGATGAAACGCACAGAGGCTGACGAGGGGGTTACAAAATGGGAAGACCCCAGTGAACAGGAGACGGCAGAGCAACAATGCGAGGTGCTGCTGCGCATTTTGCGTGAAAATGTGGACTCAAAGGAACAGGATGAGGACTCATCCGGTTCATCTGACAGCACTGGACCACAGAATAGAGGCTTTCAATACGCTGAACTGGGTCAAAAGGAGAAACCCGCCGACCGCGTAGTCAGTGCCCATGACCCAGAGGTACGTATAGGGCACAAATCCAAGAAGCTGGCGTTTCTGGGTGACAAGACGCAAGTAGTGGAATCTGCAAGCTCTCACTTAGTCCTCAATGCAGAGCCGATCCCTGGTAATGAAGCGGATGGGGTTACACTGGAAAACGTGGTGAAGACGGTCGTGGAGCAGTTCGACAAACGCCCCAAGGAAGTGGTGGCAGACGCAGCTTACGGAAGCGGGGAGAATCGCGATAAACTTGTCAACGGGTTACACATTCATCTGACCGCACCATTGACTAAAGTCACCAACCCTTCTGGCAAGGCATTTCGAACGGAGGACTTCACATATTTACCGGAAGATGACGTGGTCGTGTGTCCTGAAGGGCAGAGATCGGTTCGCAGGACTCACATTAAGAAATCTAAGGGTTCGCAATATGGATTTGCCGAACAAGTTTGTGGACAATGTTCTCTACGTGGGCAGTGTACCGACCATGCCAAAGGTCGCACTGTATTTGTAAGTGACTATTGGGCATTGCTGCAAGAGGCAAAGAAGTATAATGCGAGCGCGCAAGGGCAAGAGGCGTTACGAGCTCGGTACGAAATTGAGCGCACCAATAACGAGATGAAACGCCACCACGGGCTCGAAAGACCGCGAACCCGTGGCCGAAAGAAATTGCGAATTGACGTCAAAATTACGTCCATGGTCGTCAACGTCAAAGTCATGGTAAAGACCCTGGTGGAACGTTGTAAACCGTTAGAGGCCCCCGTCTGCTCTTAG
- a CDS encoding alpha/beta hydrolase: MLQTRTHLSFRTPRRRRKRILKGIIWGAIVLVLLFLFVTGGISYYVGWHLTHPARKPITKTPAIYQLKYQSIHFPSRVDHLNLSGWLIPAGSAQSKKIVIEAHGYRENRSADKPALPVANALHKAGYAVLMFDFRDEGKSPGHEVSVGLYEQRDLLGAVDYAKKLGYRHIGIIGYSMGAVTALEVASRDQSVQAVVADSPFANFYQYLKINMPVWTHLPNWPFTSEILWEMPIFTHINPHLVDPEKDVRHFGQRPVMFIAGTADHLIPMSNSKTLYKELGTDKHASLWIVPGAKHVGAYTVEPKPYLTKVTQFFNDYL; encoded by the coding sequence TTGCTTCAGACCCGAACCCACCTCTCATTCCGTACACCGCGCAGGAGAAGAAAGCGCATTCTTAAAGGCATTATTTGGGGTGCCATTGTACTTGTCCTTTTATTTTTATTCGTAACTGGCGGCATTTCCTACTACGTAGGCTGGCACCTGACTCACCCGGCCCGAAAACCAATTACAAAAACACCAGCTATATACCAGTTAAAGTACCAGTCCATTCATTTTCCGTCACGCGTTGACCATCTCAATCTTTCAGGTTGGCTTATCCCTGCGGGTTCCGCGCAATCAAAGAAAATCGTGATTGAAGCGCACGGCTATCGTGAGAATCGTTCCGCTGACAAACCTGCACTCCCTGTAGCCAATGCATTGCATAAAGCTGGCTACGCAGTTCTGATGTTTGACTTCCGAGATGAAGGAAAATCCCCCGGTCATGAAGTCTCTGTTGGACTGTATGAGCAGAGAGACCTGCTTGGCGCTGTCGATTATGCCAAGAAACTGGGATATCGACACATTGGTATCATCGGCTATTCAATGGGGGCCGTCACGGCGTTAGAAGTAGCTTCTCGCGACCAATCCGTTCAGGCTGTCGTCGCCGATAGTCCATTCGCAAATTTCTACCAGTACCTGAAAATTAATATGCCGGTGTGGACTCACCTTCCCAACTGGCCGTTCACTTCTGAAATTCTGTGGGAAATGCCGATATTCACGCACATCAATCCGCACCTCGTGGATCCAGAGAAGGACGTACGGCACTTTGGACAACGTCCTGTTATGTTTATTGCCGGAACTGCAGATCATCTGATACCTATGAGTAACAGTAAGACACTCTACAAAGAACTTGGCACCGATAAGCATGCCAGCTTGTGGATTGTTCCTGGAGCCAAGCACGTCGGTGCTTACACCGTGGAACCCAAGCCATATCTGACCAAAGTCACACAGTTCTTTAATGACTATTTATGA
- a CDS encoding nucleoside hydrolase, with translation MEEEQAKTIMGNRKKVILDVDTGIDDALAILYALKSPNLEVLGITTCFGNVDVDTATENTLAVVQLINGTVPVYRGAESPVARKWSGPVPWIHGENGLGDAPLPELSLRSESVDAVTFIKETVHAHPGEVTIIPVARMTNLARAIVENPELSSEIKEVVFMGGAAFCPGNVTPVAEANIWGDPEAAKLVFQSGVPLSMVGLDVTLKARLFLSEIERISEDTAYGPLLKQALRFYIGAYEGEGVEDAWCPLHDPMAVAMVEHPEWFEAPLYPVDVETDGRITAGMTVVDARAKASADANVRVCTDVRAHDFLEAMRERLGIL, from the coding sequence ATGGAAGAGGAACAAGCGAAAACAATCATGGGGAACAGAAAGAAAGTTATTCTTGACGTAGATACAGGTATTGACGATGCTCTGGCAATCCTATATGCGCTGAAATCACCTAATCTTGAGGTGCTCGGCATTACAACCTGTTTTGGAAATGTAGACGTGGACACAGCCACTGAAAATACATTAGCGGTGGTCCAACTCATTAATGGTACAGTTCCAGTTTACCGTGGTGCAGAGTCCCCTGTGGCAAGAAAATGGAGTGGACCGGTACCTTGGATTCACGGGGAAAATGGACTTGGTGATGCACCCCTTCCCGAGTTAAGTCTGCGCAGTGAATCCGTTGATGCGGTGACTTTCATCAAGGAAACGGTGCATGCACATCCAGGTGAGGTCACAATCATTCCTGTAGCTCGGATGACGAACTTGGCACGGGCAATTGTGGAGAATCCCGAATTATCCTCTGAGATAAAGGAAGTTGTGTTTATGGGAGGAGCCGCCTTTTGTCCAGGCAATGTAACTCCTGTTGCAGAAGCGAATATTTGGGGCGATCCTGAGGCGGCCAAACTTGTTTTTCAGTCAGGGGTACCACTGTCGATGGTGGGGCTGGACGTGACCCTAAAGGCGCGCCTGTTTCTATCGGAGATTGAACGAATCTCCGAAGATACAGCGTATGGTCCTTTATTGAAACAGGCTCTGCGCTTCTACATTGGAGCGTATGAGGGAGAAGGTGTTGAAGACGCGTGGTGTCCATTGCATGATCCTATGGCCGTAGCCATGGTTGAACACCCCGAGTGGTTTGAAGCACCATTATATCCCGTTGACGTTGAGACGGACGGCAGAATTACGGCCGGCATGACAGTAGTCGATGCTCGAGCCAAGGCATCTGCCGACGCCAACGTCCGTGTCTGCACTGACGTACGTGCACATGATTTCCTGGAAGCAATGAGAGAGCGACTGGGAATACTGTAA
- a CDS encoding cupin domain-containing protein, producing the protein MVSKINLEEKFSMFHDYWHPRVAAELNDSYVKLAKLKGEFVWHKHENEDEMFYVISGTLRIRLRDGEIILRDGEFTVIPRGIEHSPVAEEEVQVLLLEPKSTLHTGNVVTEQTVTTTDWV; encoded by the coding sequence ATGGTGTCGAAAATTAACCTTGAAGAAAAGTTCTCCATGTTTCATGATTACTGGCACCCGCGAGTGGCAGCGGAACTGAACGACTCGTATGTAAAGTTGGCGAAGCTAAAGGGTGAATTTGTGTGGCATAAACACGAGAACGAAGACGAAATGTTCTATGTTATCAGCGGCACCTTGCGCATCCGTTTGCGAGATGGGGAAATCATATTAAGAGACGGAGAGTTTACAGTCATCCCCAGAGGAATTGAGCACTCGCCAGTCGCTGAGGAAGAGGTGCAGGTTCTCCTGCTGGAGCCAAAATCCACACTGCACACGGGAAACGTCGTGACAGAGCAGACCGTCACTACGACAGATTGGGTATAG
- a CDS encoding MFS transporter, protein MIKRLWHHYDRAIWVRFFGQIITAVGNFMITPFITLYLYEKLHIHLMSTMVIASMSPAVGLVVGLLAGNLTDRFGRKSLMCVSLFGQAFSMLLFGFASTVWQFAVITILQGAFNAMYFPAASAQVTDVVKEEQRSEVFSLLHMGLNVGAAVGPLVGASFFQSSPLILFLTAAGSAAMAGLLILVYIPETKPRTHTSDLLKGSAQKDEAASRVTDPGRGTGLYVLIIWITVLSLPIQLLYAQVRTNLPIHLSHHFANYVHVFALMQTFNGISVIVLQMVIARITRKHQAWALILFSYVAFASVGIGYAFAPSLGVLLAVEFVFTLGEMIGFPQLQHVVSLLAPADKRGKYFSIFGLRWTAGSIVGPLAGGWVMKTLSGSYLFAGIGVVIFVSGLLMVWTLRTKARPVSHSEETVHSLS, encoded by the coding sequence ATGATAAAACGACTATGGCACCACTATGACAGGGCAATCTGGGTTCGATTCTTCGGTCAGATAATTACCGCTGTCGGAAACTTTATGATAACCCCCTTTATCACCTTGTACCTTTATGAAAAACTGCATATTCACCTTATGTCTACCATGGTGATTGCCTCGATGTCTCCAGCAGTAGGATTAGTCGTGGGATTGTTGGCAGGAAATCTGACCGATCGTTTTGGACGCAAGTCGCTCATGTGCGTCTCTTTATTCGGGCAGGCATTTTCCATGCTTTTGTTTGGCTTTGCATCGACTGTCTGGCAGTTCGCTGTCATCACGATTTTGCAGGGCGCTTTTAACGCCATGTATTTTCCCGCAGCTAGTGCTCAGGTTACAGATGTAGTCAAGGAAGAACAGCGCAGTGAGGTGTTTTCTTTGCTGCACATGGGTCTCAATGTAGGAGCGGCAGTGGGACCTTTGGTGGGAGCGAGTTTTTTCCAATCCTCACCGCTGATTTTATTTCTAACAGCGGCAGGGTCGGCTGCAATGGCGGGATTGTTGATTCTGGTGTATATTCCTGAAACAAAACCCCGTACGCACACATCCGATTTACTGAAGGGGTCAGCTCAAAAGGATGAAGCAGCATCGCGTGTTACAGACCCAGGCAGAGGAACAGGGCTCTACGTCCTGATTATTTGGATCACGGTCCTGAGCTTACCCATCCAACTCCTCTACGCCCAAGTTCGTACGAACCTGCCGATTCATTTATCACATCACTTTGCGAACTACGTTCATGTCTTTGCTCTGATGCAGACGTTCAATGGCATCAGCGTGATTGTGCTGCAAATGGTCATCGCCCGTATTACCCGAAAACACCAGGCATGGGCACTCATACTGTTTTCTTATGTGGCATTCGCTTCTGTGGGGATTGGTTATGCCTTTGCTCCGTCTTTGGGCGTGCTCCTGGCAGTGGAATTTGTCTTTACGTTGGGAGAGATGATTGGGTTTCCTCAACTCCAGCATGTCGTGTCGCTTTTGGCACCAGCGGATAAACGAGGAAAATACTTCTCCATATTTGGTTTGCGTTGGACGGCTGGCTCAATTGTGGGTCCGCTAGCTGGCGGGTGGGTAATGAAGACTCTCAGCGGAAGTTACTTATTTGCCGGCATTGGTGTGGTTATCTTTGTTTCGGGTCTTTTGATGGTTTGGACGCTGAGAACAAAAGCAAGGCCCGTGTCCCACTCAGAAGAGACCGTGCACAGTCTGTCTTAA
- the galU gene encoding UTP--glucose-1-phosphate uridylyltransferase GalU: MGKVRKAVIPAAGFGTRMLPATKAVPKEMLPILNKPCIQYIVEEAVYAGIEEILIITGRAKKAIEDHFDRSPELELHLEQSRKSSMLTEVKAISDLVDIHYVRQKTPLGLGHAILCARSFVGSDPFAVLLGDDIIQSSVPVTQQLMNEYQDTESVMLGVQHVPNEDVSKYGIVQPGTPVTGSAIIPVQNVIEKPEAQSAPSNLAVLGRYILPPSIFEELEQIPLGHGGELQLTDAIQRLATKGKVNGYQFEGVRHDIGNLEGWLRANMSFAMEHPTLSSSLMSQLNTPTAKKNLI; this comes from the coding sequence TTGGGGAAAGTGCGTAAAGCTGTAATTCCAGCTGCTGGTTTTGGAACACGCATGCTTCCAGCCACTAAAGCTGTACCAAAAGAAATGCTTCCGATTTTAAACAAACCTTGCATTCAGTACATCGTTGAGGAAGCTGTATACGCTGGAATTGAGGAAATCTTGATTATTACAGGCAGGGCCAAAAAGGCAATTGAAGACCATTTTGACCGTTCGCCAGAACTCGAACTTCATCTGGAACAGAGTCGTAAGTCATCGATGCTGACTGAAGTGAAAGCCATTTCCGATCTCGTTGATATCCATTACGTTCGCCAGAAAACGCCGCTTGGACTAGGTCACGCCATCTTGTGTGCCCGATCCTTCGTGGGCAGCGATCCGTTCGCCGTACTCCTAGGCGACGATATAATTCAATCTTCCGTTCCCGTCACTCAGCAATTGATGAATGAATACCAGGATACGGAGTCTGTCATGCTCGGTGTACAACATGTTCCAAACGAAGATGTGTCAAAGTACGGGATTGTCCAACCAGGAACACCAGTGACAGGAAGTGCAATCATTCCTGTACAAAATGTTATTGAAAAACCCGAGGCACAGAGTGCACCGTCTAATTTAGCGGTACTTGGAAGATACATTCTTCCCCCAAGTATTTTTGAGGAACTGGAACAAATTCCGCTCGGACACGGCGGCGAACTCCAACTGACAGATGCAATTCAGCGCTTGGCAACGAAGGGCAAGGTTAACGGCTATCAATTCGAAGGAGTCCGGCATGATATTGGCAACCTTGAGGGGTGGCTTCGGGCAAACATGTCCTTCGCGATGGAGCACCCTACCCTGTCTTCGTCGTTGATGTCGCAATTGAATACTCCAACGGCAAAAAAGAACCTAATATAG
- a CDS encoding DUF6054 family protein: protein MSKIVSQVDLSPSEALAKIKEELSADLVHEELHTPCVDKVIGSVIFEKYYFRSKNRAALVVTADNFQGFTEVRAVSTGSSEGMLFNFDWGAADNFVMQVERILEGHIVTQEDS from the coding sequence ATGAGTAAAATAGTCAGTCAGGTTGATTTGTCGCCCAGTGAAGCCCTTGCGAAAATAAAAGAAGAACTGTCCGCAGATCTAGTCCATGAAGAATTACATACACCTTGCGTCGACAAGGTGATTGGCAGCGTTATTTTCGAAAAGTATTACTTTAGGAGCAAAAATAGGGCCGCTCTTGTCGTGACAGCAGACAATTTTCAAGGTTTCACTGAGGTCCGAGCGGTGTCTACGGGGAGTTCCGAGGGAATGTTGTTCAACTTCGACTGGGGCGCAGCGGACAATTTTGTCATGCAGGTAGAGAGAATACTTGAAGGGCATATAGTGACCCAAGAGGATTCCTAA
- a CDS encoding YheC/YheD family protein, whose translation MARKPELGKLLLWRLFSRSKTLRSYLPATARYTPSSFASFMSKYSTVYVKPSGGSQGIGVIKAWKRQGAFYVKHTVRKTKVFSSAAAAAAYVDKLRNGKGYIVQQGINLASIKGRAFDIRVMVQKTKPGGEWTYSGMLAKVAGPASVVTNVALSKGRVMELEPALKQSLGWSHDEVETVRKRLIRLSLVGARHFDTYQPYREIGFDWAIDKGGRLWLLEENTGPSHRLFAKLNSNKALYRQIQLKWGRYQKYVKKRSVT comes from the coding sequence ATGGCACGTAAACCCGAACTGGGAAAATTGCTGCTATGGAGACTCTTCTCACGTTCAAAAACGCTGCGTTCATATTTGCCTGCAACAGCTCGTTACACTCCAAGTTCATTTGCATCCTTTATGAGTAAATACAGTACCGTTTATGTAAAACCGTCCGGCGGAAGTCAGGGTATCGGTGTCATCAAAGCCTGGAAACGTCAAGGAGCATTTTACGTGAAGCACACGGTGAGGAAGACAAAGGTGTTTTCTTCTGCCGCGGCTGCAGCAGCTTATGTCGATAAGCTTCGCAACGGTAAGGGTTATATTGTACAACAGGGAATCAACTTGGCCAGCATCAAGGGCCGAGCTTTTGATATTCGTGTTATGGTTCAAAAAACAAAGCCGGGGGGAGAATGGACTTATTCCGGAATGCTTGCCAAAGTGGCTGGACCGGCCAGTGTTGTTACGAATGTTGCGCTGAGCAAGGGGAGAGTCATGGAGCTTGAGCCTGCATTGAAACAAAGCCTGGGCTGGAGTCACGATGAGGTGGAGACAGTCCGTAAACGGCTGATTAGACTTTCACTTGTCGGAGCTCGCCATTTCGACACATATCAGCCCTACCGGGAAATTGGGTTTGATTGGGCTATCGACAAAGGTGGGAGACTGTGGCTGCTTGAGGAAAACACGGGTCCAAGCCATAGGCTGTTTGCAAAATTGAATTCAAATAAGGCATTGTATCGCCAAATCCAATTAAAATGGGGAAGATACCAAAAGTATGTGAAGAAGCGGAGTGTGACTTGA
- a CDS encoding phosphoenolpyruvate carboxykinase (ATP) — MNQKQWQRLTPVELVEEAVRNQEGVLLSNGAFAAETGKFTGRSPKDKYFVDYEGCPLPRDEHQWLSDSQFDNLFEKVQHHLNRTGGYVFDGAVNQDEKYRVPVRFYTQYAWHNLFVQRLFLHGTPESKPTYTVYSAPSFEADPEEDGTRSSTFIVVHTARKIVLIGGTEYAGELKKSIFTLMHHHLAEQDVMPMHCSASLGERGDVALFFGLSGTGKTTLSTDPKRKLIGDDEHGWGAEGVFNMENGCYAKTIDLSEDKEPEIYRAIKFGAVLENVRYDKDRNPDYSDRTLTENTRTAYPLTHIPNREEKAYAGHPTSIIFLSADASGVLPAVSRLNPEDARKHYLLGYTSKLAGTERGVIHPESTFSACFAAPFLTDVPVRYANMLMDRIDEHDVPVYLLSTGWVGGGYGNTKRMPLQLTRELVNRILSGELNEVDTIRDGELSLNVPVSIAGIPTQYLRPELGFKDVDEYQRKRAELVKSFELTLRGFEAAPVL; from the coding sequence GTGAACCAGAAACAGTGGCAGCGTTTAACGCCGGTTGAACTAGTAGAAGAAGCGGTTAGAAACCAAGAAGGAGTCTTGCTCTCTAACGGAGCCTTTGCTGCGGAAACGGGGAAGTTTACAGGACGCTCCCCTAAGGACAAGTACTTTGTCGATTATGAAGGCTGCCCTCTGCCAAGGGATGAGCATCAGTGGTTGTCTGATTCTCAATTTGATAATTTATTTGAAAAAGTGCAGCATCATCTCAATCGAACGGGCGGCTATGTCTTTGACGGAGCCGTGAATCAGGATGAAAAGTACCGCGTTCCGGTACGCTTCTACACACAATACGCCTGGCACAACCTATTTGTTCAGCGCCTCTTTCTTCATGGAACGCCTGAATCGAAACCTACGTATACCGTATACAGTGCTCCGTCGTTTGAGGCAGATCCTGAGGAAGATGGAACGAGATCGTCTACTTTTATTGTGGTTCACACAGCCAGAAAGATAGTTCTCATTGGCGGCACCGAATATGCAGGCGAACTGAAAAAATCGATTTTTACCTTGATGCATCACCATCTTGCTGAGCAGGACGTGATGCCGATGCATTGTTCTGCCTCACTGGGCGAACGCGGGGATGTAGCGTTGTTTTTCGGATTGTCTGGAACAGGCAAAACTACACTTTCGACCGATCCCAAGCGTAAACTTATTGGAGATGATGAACACGGCTGGGGTGCAGAAGGCGTGTTTAACATGGAGAACGGGTGTTATGCCAAAACCATTGATTTGTCGGAGGACAAGGAACCGGAGATTTATAGAGCAATTAAGTTCGGTGCAGTTCTGGAAAATGTAAGGTATGACAAAGACAGAAACCCGGACTATTCAGATAGAACATTAACTGAAAATACTCGAACGGCTTATCCTCTTACACATATACCAAATCGAGAAGAGAAGGCATACGCCGGGCATCCGACATCCATTATCTTCTTGTCAGCAGACGCTTCTGGAGTTTTACCAGCGGTCTCGCGATTGAACCCAGAGGACGCCCGAAAACACTATCTTCTCGGTTACACAAGTAAGCTCGCTGGAACAGAGCGCGGAGTGATACATCCAGAATCGACTTTTTCTGCGTGTTTTGCTGCTCCGTTTTTGACCGATGTCCCTGTGCGTTACGCAAATATGCTCATGGATCGCATTGACGAGCACGATGTCCCCGTATACCTGCTCAGCACAGGATGGGTTGGCGGCGGCTACGGCAATACCAAGAGGATGCCGTTACAACTGACGCGTGAATTAGTAAACCGAATCCTCTCGGGCGAACTGAACGAAGTAGACACAATTCGCGATGGCGAATTGTCCTTGAATGTCCCTGTTTCCATTGCTGGCATCCCTACGCAATACCTCCGACCTGAACTCGGATTTAAGGATGTGGACGAATATCAAAGAAAGCGTGCTGAACTCGTGAAGTCTTTTGAACTGACGTTACGAGGCTTCGAGGCTGCGCCGGTATTGTAA